One part of the Vanessa cardui chromosome 2, ilVanCard2.1, whole genome shotgun sequence genome encodes these proteins:
- the LOC124541039 gene encoding gustatory receptor for sugar taste 64a-like, with protein sequence MKATEDLIRLPTMTTVFMIARWFGIPTFGGSFFLYWALLILTMLAAMVVAAIWKLIRLLSGIATNNTSGLMARLSGLIFYGNGLFSLILSWKFVNKWKTLSIDWLKMETGEINFPPDVTIRRRVIFVVTFVALLAIAEHTLSMISATGLDCPFNEYFERYILSSHGFLLKTSEYTLWLAIPIFIMSKSATILWNFQDLIIILISMGLTSRYCRMNSFVKYVIRYEKRAGKGKKFGTDYCFQANTWCRIRQAYVQQAALVRKIDEDLGPLVFLSNLNNLYFICLQLFLGIRRIDGTLINKIYYFFSLGWLILRASSVVLSAADISLHSKRALPYLHSCPSTAYNIEIKRLKDQLSHDVIVLSGMGYFYLDRQKLLQVAAVIVKYELILLQYDK encoded by the exons ATGAAAGCTACTGAAGATCTTATTCG CTTACCTACAATGACCACAGTTTTCATGATCGCTCGGTGGTTTGGCATTCCAACGTTTGGAGGTAGCTTTTTCCTGTACTGGGCTTTATTAATCTTGACCATGCTGGCTGCTATGGTTGTTGCAGCCATTTGGAAGCTAATTCGGTTGCTTAGTGGGATAGCGACAAATAATACAAGTGGAC TAATGGCACGACTATCgggattaatattttatgggaATGGATTGTTCTCGTTAATACTTTCATggaaatttgttaataaatggaAAACTCTTTCGATTGATTGGTTAAAAATGGAGACGGGTGAAATTAATTTTCCGCCCGACGTAACTATCAGAAGACGCGTCATATTTGTAGTAACATTTGTGGCTTTACTTGCAATTG CGGAACATACTTTAAGTATGATATCAGCTACGGGCCTAGATTGTCCTTTTAATGAATACTTCGAAAGATACATTTTGTCTTCTCATGGATTTCTATTGAAAACtt CGGAGTATACACTGTGGTTGGCAATACCGATATTTATTATGAGCAAATCAGCGACAATCCTTTGGAATTTTCAAGATTTGATCATCATTTTGATAAGCATGGGATTAACGTCGAGATACTGCAGAATGAATTCGTTCGTCAAATACGTCATTAGATACGAGAAACGCGCTGGGAAAGGTAAAAAG TTTGGGACTGATTACTGTTTCCAAGCAAATACCTGGTGTAGGATCAGACAGGCATACGTGCAACAAGCAGCGTTGGTTCGAAAGATCGACGAAGATCTGGGTCCTTTGGTGTTTCTCTCCAACTTGAATAACTTATACTTCATCTGTCTGCAGCTGTTTTTGGGCATAAG ACGTATAGACGGAAcattaatcaacaaaatataCTACTTCTTTTCTCTTGGCTGGCTAATCTTACGCGCGTCCAGTGTGGTCCTCTCAGCTGCAGATATTAGTTTGCATTCGAAGCGGGCCTTGCCATATTTGCATTCCTGTCCCAGTACCGCCTATAATATAGag ATCAAACGGCTGAAAGATCAATTGAGCCATGACGTTATAGTTTTAAGTGGAATGGGATATTTCTATTTGGATCGACAAAAACTTCTACAg GTTGCAGCCGTCATTGTCAAATACGAATTAATTTTACTGCAATATGATAAgtga